Proteins encoded in a region of the Leptolyngbya subtilissima AS-A7 genome:
- the kaiC gene encoding circadian clock protein KaiC translates to MTDSDQTDLQPSSHPPGVRKIRTLIEGFDDISHGGMPAGRSTLVSGTSGTGKTLFAVQFIYNGITEFDEPGVFVTFEESPEDIIQNAYSFGWDLQRLVDDGKLFILDASPDPEGQDVVGNFDLSALIERIQYAIRKYKARRVSIDSVTAVFQQYDAASVVRREIFRLVARLKLMGVTTVMTTERLDEYGPVARFGVEEFVSDNVVIVRNALEGERRRRTIEILKLRGTTHMKGEYPFTITNGGVNIFPLGAMQLTQRSSNARVSSGVPTLDEMCGGGFFKDSIILATGATGTGKTLLVSKFLVDGCKSGERAILFAYEESRAQLSRNAYSWGVDFEAMEEQGLLKIICAYPESAGLEDHLQIIKTEISQFKPSRVAIDSLSALDRGVSNNSFRQFVIGVTGFAKQEEITGFFTNTTEQFMGLHSITESHISTITDTILMLQYVEVRGELSRAINVFKMRGSWHDKGIREYTINNQGPDIKDSFRNLERIISGSPTRIAVDEKSELSRIIQGVQGDSEL, encoded by the coding sequence ATGACAGATTCTGACCAAACCGATTTGCAGCCATCCTCCCACCCTCCAGGCGTGCGTAAAATTCGCACCCTCATTGAAGGCTTCGATGACATCAGCCACGGGGGCATGCCAGCGGGGCGATCGACCCTGGTAAGCGGCACCTCGGGGACCGGTAAGACGCTGTTCGCGGTGCAGTTTATCTATAACGGCATCACGGAGTTTGACGAACCGGGAGTGTTTGTCACCTTCGAAGAATCTCCCGAAGACATCATTCAAAACGCCTACAGCTTTGGCTGGGACTTGCAGCGCTTAGTGGACGACGGCAAGCTGTTTATTCTCGACGCCTCCCCCGACCCCGAGGGCCAGGACGTGGTGGGCAACTTTGACCTATCGGCGCTAATTGAACGTATTCAGTACGCCATCCGTAAATACAAGGCGCGGCGGGTCTCCATCGACTCGGTGACGGCGGTATTTCAGCAGTACGATGCCGCCTCGGTGGTGCGGCGCGAAATCTTCCGCCTGGTGGCCCGCTTAAAGCTGATGGGCGTAACCACGGTGATGACCACCGAGCGCCTGGATGAGTACGGCCCGGTAGCCCGCTTTGGGGTCGAGGAGTTTGTCTCAGACAACGTGGTGATTGTGCGCAACGCCCTAGAGGGGGAGCGCCGCCGCCGCACCATCGAAATTCTCAAGCTGCGGGGCACCACCCACATGAAGGGAGAGTACCCGTTCACGATTACCAACGGCGGCGTCAATATCTTCCCGCTGGGGGCAATGCAGCTAACCCAGCGATCGTCTAACGCGCGGGTGTCGTCGGGGGTGCCGACGTTAGACGAAATGTGCGGCGGTGGTTTCTTCAAAGACTCGATCATTTTGGCGACCGGAGCCACGGGCACGGGCAAGACCCTGCTGGTCAGCAAGTTCCTGGTGGATGGCTGCAAGAGTGGCGAGCGGGCGATCTTGTTTGCTTACGAAGAGTCGCGCGCCCAGCTCTCCCGCAACGCCTACTCCTGGGGGGTCGACTTTGAGGCCATGGAGGAGCAGGGGCTGCTGAAGATCATCTGCGCTTACCCCGAGTCGGCGGGTTTAGAAGACCACCTGCAAATCATCAAGACCGAGATCTCCCAGTTCAAGCCCTCGCGGGTGGCGATCGACTCGCTGTCGGCCCTCGATCGCGGCGTCAGCAACAACTCTTTTCGGCAGTTTGTGATTGGCGTGACGGGCTTTGCTAAGCAGGAGGAGATCACGGGCTTCTTCACCAACACCACTGAGCAGTTTATGGGGCTGCACTCGATTACCGAGTCGCACATTTCCACCATTACCGACACGATTTTGATGCTGCAATACGTGGAGGTGCGGGGCGAGCTGTCGCGGGCGATCAACGTGTTTAAGATGCGCGGCTCGTGGCACGACAAGGGCATTCGCGAGTACACGATCAACAACCAGGGGCCAGATATCAAAGACTCCTTCCGCAACCTGGAGCGGATTATCAGCGGTTCGCCCACTCGGATCGCGGTGGATGAGAAGAGTGAGCTATCGCGGATTATTCAAGGGGTTCAGGGAGATTCTGAGCTGTAG
- a CDS encoding sensor histidine kinase: MALPPLDHVLSPVPAYGLTTPLGKIADDLGQPGAATPSHIIVVNDEQQPVGAIAVGQLWAISQGTSPLAGSRETAALQLADCQAWLKPVVEIMASDWGDRATSNRLRALALEATAAVWVGTSTDGQYLGVLNPVKLMPWLAEPEPEIGGTVGDRPTAPTLGLEPQAWVLELSHALKTPMTTLLGLSTLLLDSRVGLLSDRQFRYVSLMRQAIRKLTGMINLLLDWMRLESGQLSLLPQRVDLQPLANELLPNFLSAQPEGSGGAAAWADDFTVNLAIAEGWVQADLLRLRQSLHYGLGYLIAYGATPGGLIIEPWGSWLGITLWSSTFIVDPGPPLGTTVASGFAQPIPLSLEGLGLALARRFTQLQGGELSGLSAPSWGSRITLLLPQLGKPHEGETTLVLLASASQAVIDQVYGNLRSSPYRLAVASCCQTLAAMQTRLAPCCTLIHWEGLADAPVDPVAQMALLQRLEIPKAVALRSAPGMAAIAATEATMPKTLYLETLTQRLRFTLDQMCLAPSVSLPLPDGLTMLLLHPSGEGSALPPLVHTWLQRYHCRLLEVDDLQQASLLSRVWQLKAVILDGEVPVATAYLQALARHPDLARLPLIALMPLAEQDAAALGLSLVLCPEVLTQPPAQAVVSLMQAIAQSGPRLSKSS; encoded by the coding sequence ATGGCGCTGCCGCCCCTCGACCATGTTTTGAGCCCTGTTCCGGCCTACGGTTTAACGACTCCCCTGGGCAAGATTGCCGATGACCTAGGGCAGCCGGGGGCAGCAACTCCCAGCCATATCATTGTGGTCAACGACGAGCAGCAGCCTGTGGGGGCGATCGCCGTTGGGCAGCTGTGGGCCATCAGCCAGGGCACTTCACCGTTAGCTGGATCGAGGGAGACCGCTGCTCTACAGCTGGCTGACTGCCAAGCTTGGCTAAAACCCGTGGTTGAAATAATGGCTAGTGATTGGGGCGATCGCGCCACCAGCAACCGGCTCAGAGCCCTGGCCCTGGAAGCAACCGCTGCTGTTTGGGTGGGCACCAGCACCGACGGTCAGTACCTGGGAGTGCTCAACCCCGTTAAACTCATGCCCTGGCTGGCCGAGCCCGAACCGGAGATCGGCGGGACGGTCGGCGATCGCCCCACCGCGCCGACGTTGGGGCTAGAACCGCAGGCTTGGGTGCTGGAACTCAGCCATGCCCTAAAGACCCCAATGACCACTCTGCTAGGCCTATCGACCCTGCTGCTCGACAGTCGGGTGGGGTTGCTCAGCGATCGCCAGTTTCGCTACGTCAGCCTGATGCGACAGGCCATTCGCAAGCTCACGGGCATGATCAACCTGCTGCTCGACTGGATGCGGCTAGAGTCTGGCCAGCTTAGTCTGCTGCCCCAGCGGGTAGATCTTCAACCCCTAGCCAATGAGTTGCTGCCCAATTTTTTGAGCGCCCAGCCCGAGGGCAGCGGGGGAGCGGCCGCCTGGGCCGATGACTTTACGGTGAATCTGGCGATCGCAGAGGGTTGGGTGCAGGCCGATCTCCTGCGCTTGCGCCAGAGTCTTCACTACGGCCTGGGTTACCTAATTGCCTACGGCGCTACTCCTGGCGGGCTGATCATTGAGCCGTGGGGATCATGGCTAGGAATCACCCTATGGAGTTCAACCTTCATTGTTGACCCTGGCCCACCCCTGGGAACAACGGTCGCCTCAGGCTTCGCTCAGCCTATCCCTCTGTCGCTAGAAGGGTTAGGGCTTGCCCTGGCCCGTCGGTTTACTCAGCTTCAGGGCGGTGAACTCAGCGGCCTGAGTGCCCCTAGCTGGGGTAGTCGCATTACGCTGCTGCTGCCTCAGCTAGGGAAACCCCACGAGGGCGAAACCACGCTAGTACTGCTGGCCAGCGCCAGCCAAGCCGTAATTGACCAGGTCTACGGCAATCTGCGGAGCAGCCCCTATCGCTTAGCGGTGGCCTCCTGCTGTCAAACCCTAGCGGCTATGCAAACTCGCCTGGCTCCCTGCTGTACGCTGATCCATTGGGAAGGACTGGCCGATGCCCCGGTTGATCCGGTGGCTCAGATGGCTCTGCTGCAGCGCTTGGAGATCCCCAAGGCAGTAGCCCTGCGGTCGGCTCCAGGGATGGCGGCGATCGCTGCCACCGAAGCCACGATGCCAAAGACGCTATATCTTGAAACCCTGACTCAACGGTTGCGGTTTACCCTAGATCAAATGTGCCTGGCGCCATCGGTATCGCTGCCCCTGCCGGACGGGCTGACTATGCTCCTGCTGCACCCGTCGGGAGAAGGCAGCGCGCTGCCTCCTCTGGTGCACACCTGGCTACAGCGCTACCACTGTCGCCTGTTGGAGGTAGACGATCTGCAACAGGCCAGCCTGCTCAGCCGGGTCTGGCAACTCAAGGCAGTCATTTTAGACGGGGAGGTACCGGTCGCTACTGCCTACCTACAGGCTCTGGCCCGCCATCCAGACCTGGCCCGCCTGCCCCTGATTGCCCTGATGCCCCTGGCTGAGCAGGACGCCGCCGCCCTAGGGCTATCCCTAGTGCTTTGCCCAGAGGTGCTAACCCAGCCACCGGCCCAGGCGGTGGTGAGCCTAATGCAGGCGATCGCCCAGTCCGGCCCCCGATTGAGCAAAAGCAGTTAG
- the kaiB gene encoding circadian clock protein KaiB encodes MSSIKKTYILKLYVAGNTPNSIRALKTLNNILEEEFQGVYALKVIDVLKNPQLAEEDKILATPTLAKILPPPVRKIIGDLSDRERVLIGLDLLYDELREDDIYG; translated from the coding sequence ATGAGCTCCATCAAAAAGACTTACATCCTTAAGCTTTACGTCGCGGGCAATACTCCCAACTCTATTCGCGCCCTCAAGACCCTCAACAACATTCTTGAAGAAGAGTTTCAGGGCGTCTATGCCCTCAAGGTGATCGACGTGCTGAAAAATCCTCAGCTAGCCGAGGAAGACAAAATCTTGGCGACCCCCACCCTAGCCAAAATTCTGCCACCTCCAGTGCGCAAAATTATTGGTGACCTGTCGGACCGCGAGCGCGTGCTGATTGGCCTCGACCTGCTCTACGATGAGCTGCGCGAAGACGATATCTACGGCTAG
- a CDS encoding circadian clock protein KaiA: MVAPLQICILTHGDQAKPGPELNLDPSRYVVHQTAVLGDVLDWLRSRPDLPDCLVVDNEVWQRALRPALIQLGLMLPVVVLIGAPNSTAEPLPETNAVPLTGTEPYPGALVHRAVDALPQLDQVIQDAIQGFLQLPNPKAPPPTAADKADGFSNSLSAQQHRLTEKLKARLGYLGVYYKRSPGSFLRHMSPDDRAAFLGQLKTDYRTIVLGYFAKDAKINLNQLIDDFVDQAFMADISVAQIVEIHMELMDHFSKQLKLEGRSEEILLDYRLTLIDVIAHLCEMYRRSIPREP; encoded by the coding sequence TTGGTTGCTCCCCTTCAAATCTGTATCCTGACCCATGGTGATCAGGCCAAACCAGGTCCCGAACTGAATCTGGATCCTAGCCGTTATGTAGTGCATCAAACGGCTGTGCTCGGCGACGTCTTAGACTGGCTACGGAGTCGTCCAGATCTACCCGATTGCTTAGTGGTCGATAACGAGGTTTGGCAACGGGCTCTGCGTCCGGCGCTGATCCAGCTTGGCCTGATGCTGCCGGTGGTGGTGCTGATTGGTGCGCCTAACTCCACCGCTGAACCGCTGCCAGAGACCAACGCAGTCCCCCTTACCGGCACTGAACCCTACCCCGGAGCCCTAGTGCATCGCGCTGTCGATGCCCTGCCCCAGCTTGACCAGGTGATTCAGGATGCCATCCAAGGATTTTTACAACTACCCAACCCTAAGGCTCCACCGCCAACCGCCGCTGACAAAGCTGACGGTTTCTCCAATAGCCTGAGCGCTCAGCAACATCGCCTGACAGAAAAACTTAAAGCCCGGTTAGGATATCTAGGAGTCTATTACAAGCGCAGTCCCGGCTCTTTTTTGCGCCACATGAGCCCCGATGACCGCGCGGCGTTTCTGGGTCAGCTCAAGACCGACTACCGCACTATTGTCTTGGGCTATTTCGCCAAGGATGCGAAAATCAACCTCAACCAGCTGATCGACGACTTTGTCGATCAGGCGTTCATGGCCGATATATCCGTGGCTCAGATCGTTGAAATTCATATGGAGCTGATGGATCACTTCTCAAAACAGCTCAAACTAGAGGGGCGCAGTGAAGAGATCTTGCTAGACTACCGCCTCACCCTGATCGACGTCATTGCCCACCTGTGCGAAATGTACCGACGATCGATCCCCCGTGAACCCTAG
- a CDS encoding bifunctional diguanylate cyclase/phosphodiesterase → MHDPEIHRVNSVVSLPSVGFSASNPTLYWLTLALLNYSHKDGQTAFLALLPGTAAPQQLIDVMPGIVFQADGDAGWSMRYLSAGCYALTGYQPEELLNPDYPTSYNTITHAADLPRVLTKIQQAVDLDQAYEVEYRIHTRSGEEKWVWEKGSPIVDGQGQVNGIEGFITDITPLKQSEAALRQAEQALKAREDLLELVLDSIPQPLFWKDSQGRYLGCNQAFATAMGLSSPAEIVGSTDTALPYLNVEEADYRAARDRLVMTQGIADLQAIEPQTYPDGHQGWVDCSRLPMRDADGTVMGVLCTFEDVTAQVASQQALQRREQTLATLAEIQRLLLAWQWDWQEPSILAIFAALGELAGASRVYYYELQGSQGAPFFLRQRVEWSAPGVGPTAGDPLFQTLPLDPIFTDWHTQLRQQQTINQVESDFSDLQRQLLSSPPGNVKSILLLPLTLQNRLQGVMGFSNCIAPRPWAEADIDLLQVVTADLALALERRQTELSLKQAELKYRSMFENAVEGMFQSTPEGQYLTVNPMLARLYGYESPQDLMHTLVDINQQLYVQPGRRQEFTELIQAGGAVLGFESEVYRKDGAVVWIAESARSIYDDRNQLIGYEGTVEDITDRKRGEAAILRRDRLLQGVAEASQCLLTTTDMNQAIPQVLARLGDAATADRAYVYTHHPHSITGEPAMTLRYEWTTPTTAPGIDQPHWQDQSYRALGLERWLTLLQQGQSICALTRHMPSAEQEVLLRDGILSILMVPIFIDARLWGYIGFDACQQEWEWSASDESILVAVAASLGAALKRQQTEAQMCYQVYHDALTGLPNRTFFDQHLPQAIARTSQNEQMLAVIFLDLDHFKTINDTLSHAVGDLLLQQVTQRISAALRAEDIVARWGGDEFTLILPNLATASDAAKVARRIADQLTPPFLLQNHELHVTASLGIALFPQDGQDMTTLLQNADAAMYRAKQQGRNNYQFYTQSLSTEAAQRLKLETYLHHALGRDEFVLYYQPQVNVVSGVVVQMEALLRWQHPTLGLVAPNQFIPLAEENGLIVPIGEWVMRTACTQVMAWHRTGLPLVNLAVNLSARQLQHPNLVNVVTAVLNETGLPPTYLELEITETAAMADMAASIERLRDLRQLGVKISMDDFGTGYSCLSHLKQFPLDGIKIDRAFVKDLTHSSVDQAMVNAIIAMAKGLSLNLVAEGVETADQTLCLYELGCTEMQGYLFGYPQPAAKAVPYLQASHGQRWRLE, encoded by the coding sequence ATGCACGACCCCGAGATCCATCGCGTTAACTCCGTAGTTTCTCTTCCATCGGTCGGCTTTTCCGCCTCCAACCCTACTCTCTACTGGCTTACCCTGGCACTGCTGAATTACTCTCACAAGGATGGTCAGACCGCTTTTCTGGCGCTGCTTCCAGGCACAGCGGCTCCCCAGCAGTTGATTGATGTGATGCCAGGCATTGTGTTTCAGGCCGATGGCGATGCTGGCTGGTCAATGCGCTACCTCAGTGCTGGCTGTTATGCCCTGACCGGATACCAGCCCGAAGAGCTGCTCAACCCAGACTACCCAACGTCGTACAACACCATTACCCACGCTGCCGATCTTCCCCGAGTGTTGACGAAAATTCAGCAGGCGGTCGATTTAGACCAGGCCTATGAAGTGGAGTACCGCATCCATACCCGCAGCGGCGAGGAGAAATGGGTTTGGGAGAAAGGATCGCCCATTGTCGATGGCCAGGGTCAGGTCAACGGCATTGAGGGGTTTATTACCGACATCACCCCGCTGAAACAGTCAGAGGCGGCCCTGCGCCAGGCGGAGCAGGCCCTAAAAGCGCGCGAGGATCTGCTGGAGCTGGTGCTAGACAGCATTCCCCAACCCCTGTTTTGGAAGGACAGCCAGGGACGCTATTTGGGCTGCAATCAGGCCTTTGCAACTGCCATGGGGCTGTCGTCGCCGGCCGAGATTGTGGGGAGCACCGACACCGCTCTGCCCTACCTAAATGTGGAGGAAGCTGACTATCGAGCTGCCCGCGATCGCCTAGTAATGACCCAAGGCATTGCCGATCTCCAAGCCATTGAGCCTCAGACCTACCCCGATGGCCATCAGGGCTGGGTCGACTGTAGCCGCCTGCCTATGCGCGATGCTGACGGCACCGTCATGGGAGTGCTCTGCACCTTTGAGGATGTCACCGCCCAGGTTGCCTCCCAGCAGGCTCTGCAGCGCCGAGAACAGACCCTAGCCACCCTAGCCGAAATTCAGCGTCTGCTGCTGGCCTGGCAGTGGGATTGGCAAGAGCCCTCGATTTTGGCGATTTTTGCGGCCCTAGGCGAACTAGCGGGCGCTAGCCGGGTCTATTACTACGAGCTGCAAGGGAGCCAGGGCGCTCCCTTTTTCCTGCGCCAGCGGGTAGAGTGGTCAGCGCCGGGCGTCGGGCCCACCGCTGGCGACCCCCTGTTTCAAACCTTGCCCTTAGACCCTATATTTACCGATTGGCACACCCAGCTGCGGCAGCAGCAGACCATCAACCAGGTAGAATCAGACTTTTCTGACCTCCAGCGCCAGCTACTGAGCAGCCCGCCGGGCAATGTGAAGTCGATTTTGCTGCTGCCTTTAACCCTGCAAAATCGTCTGCAAGGGGTAATGGGGTTTAGCAACTGCATTGCCCCACGCCCCTGGGCCGAGGCCGACATTGACCTCCTCCAGGTGGTGACCGCTGATCTAGCCCTGGCCTTGGAGCGTCGCCAAACCGAACTGTCGCTGAAGCAGGCAGAGCTCAAATATCGCAGCATGTTTGAAAATGCTGTCGAGGGCATGTTTCAAAGCACGCCCGAGGGGCAGTATCTGACCGTAAACCCGATGCTGGCTAGGCTTTACGGTTACGAGTCGCCCCAGGATTTGATGCATACCCTAGTGGACATCAATCAGCAGCTCTACGTGCAGCCTGGTCGCCGCCAGGAATTTACCGAGCTGATTCAGGCTGGTGGAGCGGTGCTGGGATTTGAGTCTGAGGTCTACCGCAAAGACGGGGCCGTCGTCTGGATTGCGGAGTCGGCGCGGTCGATCTATGACGATCGCAACCAGCTAATCGGCTACGAGGGCACCGTCGAAGATATTACCGATCGCAAGCGGGGAGAGGCGGCTATTTTGCGCCGCGATCGCCTGCTGCAAGGGGTGGCCGAGGCCAGCCAGTGCCTGCTCACCACCACCGACATGAACCAGGCCATTCCTCAGGTGCTGGCCCGCCTGGGGGATGCGGCCACCGCCGATCGCGCCTACGTCTATACCCACCATCCCCATTCGATCACGGGGGAACCGGCCATGACCCTGCGCTACGAATGGACCACCCCCACCACGGCCCCGGGCATTGATCAGCCCCACTGGCAAGACCAGAGCTACCGCGCCCTGGGCCTAGAACGCTGGCTCACCCTTTTGCAGCAGGGCCAATCGATCTGTGCCTTGACCCGCCACATGCCCTCTGCCGAGCAGGAAGTATTGCTCAGAGACGGCATTTTGTCGATTTTGATGGTGCCCATTTTCATTGATGCCCGCCTGTGGGGCTACATCGGCTTTGATGCCTGTCAGCAGGAGTGGGAGTGGAGCGCCAGCGACGAGTCAATTTTGGTGGCCGTGGCGGCGAGCTTGGGAGCTGCCCTCAAGCGTCAGCAGACCGAAGCTCAGATGTGCTACCAGGTCTACCACGACGCCCTCACCGGGCTGCCCAACCGAACCTTTTTTGACCAGCACTTGCCCCAGGCGATCGCTCGCACCAGCCAGAACGAGCAGATGCTCGCCGTCATCTTTCTCGATCTCGACCACTTCAAAACCATCAATGACACCCTCAGCCACGCTGTCGGCGATCTGCTGTTGCAGCAGGTTACCCAGCGGATCAGCGCCGCCCTGCGGGCAGAAGACATTGTGGCCCGCTGGGGAGGCGACGAGTTTACGCTGATTTTGCCTAACCTGGCTACCGCCAGCGACGCTGCCAAAGTGGCCCGGCGCATTGCCGACCAGCTCACTCCACCCTTTTTGCTGCAAAACCACGAGCTACATGTCACCGCCAGCCTTGGCATTGCCCTATTTCCCCAAGACGGCCAGGACATGACCACCCTGCTGCAAAACGCTGATGCCGCCATGTATCGGGCCAAGCAGCAAGGTCGCAACAACTATCAGTTCTACACCCAGAGCCTCAGCACCGAGGCCGCCCAGCGCCTAAAGCTAGAAACCTACCTGCATCACGCCCTGGGCCGCGACGAATTTGTGCTTTACTACCAACCCCAGGTGAATGTTGTCAGCGGGGTCGTGGTGCAGATGGAGGCCCTGCTGCGGTGGCAGCACCCTACCCTGGGGCTGGTGGCTCCCAACCAATTTATCCCCCTGGCAGAGGAAAATGGGCTGATTGTGCCCATTGGCGAGTGGGTGATGCGAACAGCTTGTACCCAGGTGATGGCCTGGCACCGGACGGGGCTACCCTTGGTCAATCTGGCGGTCAACCTATCGGCCCGGCAGCTTCAGCACCCCAATTTGGTCAATGTGGTCACCGCTGTGCTTAATGAAACCGGCTTGCCCCCTACTTACCTAGAGCTAGAAATTACTGAAACGGCGGCTATGGCCGATATGGCAGCCTCCATTGAGCGGCTGCGCGACCTGCGTCAGCTCGGCGTCAAAATCTCGATGGATGACTTTGGCACCGGCTACTCCTGTCTAAGCCACCTGAAGCAGTTTCCCCTCGATGGCATCAAGATCGATCGCGCCTTTGTCAAAGACCTTACCCACAGTTCGGTTGACCAGGCCATGGTCAATGCGATTATTGCCATGGCCAAGGGACTTTCCCTCAACCTGGTGGCCGAGGGGGTTGAGACCGCCGACCAAACCCTGTGTCTCTATGAACTGGGCTGTACCGAGATGCAGGGTTACCTGTTTGGCTACCCCCAGCCAGCCGCAAAGGCTGTGCCCTACCTACAGGCCAGCCATGGCCAAAGGTGGCGGTTGGAGTAG